The following proteins are encoded in a genomic region of Methylibium petroleiphilum PM1:
- a CDS encoding NAD(P)/FAD-dependent oxidoreductase, with protein MTQKIVIAGSGFAGTWAALSAARAVSLAGRERDVEILVVSPTPHLHIRPRLYETAFEEMAPDLAPLFAAVGVRHLAGVVDAVHTERHEVDVTGADGRRSTLPYERFVLATGSRLFLPDVPGLAEHSFNVDQLASAMTLDAHLRSLAERPETAARNTVVVAGGGFTGIETVTEMPRRLRDILGPGAKIRVVVVEQAPVIGPDLGPVPRPVIESALAECGVEVRTSAGVVAIDTDGVTLSSGERIATHTVVWTAGARAHPLAAQIEGEHDRYGRVHADPQLRARSVPDVFVTGDVALAATDDEGHHAAMSCQHALSLGRVAGHNAAAELVGLPTHPYSQPKYVTCLDLGPWGALFTEGWDRQIKLTREVGKATKQTINTQWIYPPQADREAAFAIANPDHVIVP; from the coding sequence ATGACCCAGAAGATCGTGATCGCAGGCTCGGGCTTCGCCGGGACGTGGGCGGCGCTGTCGGCCGCTCGGGCCGTGTCGCTGGCCGGTCGGGAGCGCGACGTGGAGATCCTCGTCGTGTCGCCCACGCCCCATCTGCACATCCGCCCGCGCCTCTACGAGACCGCGTTCGAGGAGATGGCGCCGGACCTTGCGCCGTTGTTCGCGGCGGTCGGTGTCCGCCACCTTGCCGGGGTGGTGGACGCCGTCCACACGGAGCGGCACGAGGTGGACGTGACCGGCGCCGACGGCCGGCGCAGCACGCTGCCCTACGAGCGCTTCGTGCTGGCGACCGGCAGCCGGCTGTTCCTGCCTGACGTGCCCGGTCTCGCCGAGCACAGCTTCAATGTCGATCAACTGGCCAGCGCGATGACCCTCGACGCCCATCTGCGCTCGCTGGCCGAGCGGCCGGAGACGGCCGCGCGCAACACGGTCGTGGTGGCCGGTGGCGGCTTCACCGGCATCGAGACCGTGACCGAGATGCCGCGGCGCTTGCGCGACATCCTCGGTCCGGGCGCGAAGATCCGTGTCGTGGTGGTGGAGCAGGCACCGGTCATCGGTCCGGATCTCGGGCCGGTGCCTCGCCCGGTGATCGAGTCGGCCCTGGCCGAGTGCGGCGTGGAGGTGAGGACCTCCGCGGGGGTCGTGGCGATCGACACCGACGGCGTGACCCTCTCCAGCGGCGAACGCATCGCGACCCACACCGTGGTGTGGACCGCCGGTGCCCGTGCCCACCCGCTGGCCGCGCAGATCGAGGGCGAACACGATCGCTACGGGCGCGTGCACGCCGACCCGCAGTTGCGGGCTCGCAGCGTGCCGGACGTGTTCGTCACCGGCGATGTCGCGCTGGCGGCCACCGACGACGAGGGCCATCACGCGGCGATGTCCTGCCAGCACGCGCTGAGCCTGGGCCGCGTGGCGGGCCACAACGCTGCCGCCGAACTGGTCGGCCTGCCCACCCACCCCTACAGCCAGCCGAAGTACGTGACCTGTCTCGATCTGGGGCCCTGGGGCGCCCTCTTCACCGAAGGCTGGGACCGCCAGATCAAGCTGACGCGCGAGGTCGGCAAGGCCACGAAGCAGACGATCAACACGCAGTGGATCTATCCGCCCCAGGCGGATCGCGAGGCCGCCTTCGCGATTGCCAACCCCGACCACGTCATCGTGCCGTGA
- a CDS encoding RrF2 family transcriptional regulator: MAHLTSSVEYGLHCLLWLVDAGETQPSSRDLAELQGISPSFVAKIFPKLEKAGIVAASAGVRGGYRLARPAERITVLDVVDAIEGDKPLFDCQEIRGRCAVFEGEAPRWATGGVCAIHAVMLRAEKSMRDALAQETLAGLALTLGRKAPTRFGPDVQAWLSDRGQSRGTARTVPIAPLRRDHDP, from the coding sequence ATGGCGCACCTCACCAGCAGTGTCGAATACGGCCTCCATTGCCTGCTCTGGCTGGTGGATGCCGGCGAGACGCAACCGAGCAGCCGCGACCTGGCGGAACTGCAGGGCATCTCGCCCAGCTTCGTGGCGAAGATCTTCCCGAAGCTGGAGAAGGCCGGCATCGTGGCGGCCAGCGCCGGCGTGCGCGGCGGCTACCGCCTGGCGCGGCCGGCGGAGCGCATCACGGTGCTGGACGTGGTGGACGCGATCGAGGGCGACAAGCCCCTGTTCGACTGCCAGGAGATCCGCGGTCGCTGCGCCGTCTTCGAGGGCGAAGCGCCGCGCTGGGCGACCGGCGGCGTCTGCGCGATCCACGCCGTGATGCTGCGTGCGGAGAAGTCGATGCGCGACGCCCTGGCCCAGGAAACGCTCGCCGGCCTGGCCCTCACGCTGGGCCGCAAGGCGCCGACGCGTTTCGGCCCGGACGTGCAGGCGTGGCTGAGCGACCGCGGCCAGTCGCGCGGCACCGCCAGGACCGTGCCGATCGCGCCGCTGCGGCGCGATCACGACCCGTGA